The following proteins are encoded in a genomic region of Leptolyngbya ohadii IS1:
- a CDS encoding YbaB/EbfC family nucleoid-associated protein, whose translation MALRRSTLTMENYREKLQQFYEVAALVEQQAKQVQVDLEQAEFEGSSGKGVHASIHGTYAPIVIAIPEALLVEGSEAVAEQILEAYKSAYQQAKALRQTLIDQVLEGVPQLQ comes from the coding sequence ATGGCGCTTCGGCGATCGACTCTAACGATGGAGAACTATCGAGAGAAACTTCAGCAGTTTTATGAGGTTGCGGCTTTGGTAGAACAGCAAGCCAAACAAGTTCAGGTTGACCTGGAGCAGGCAGAGTTTGAGGGGAGTTCTGGCAAAGGAGTTCATGCTTCTATTCACGGCACCTATGCCCCAATTGTCATAGCAATTCCTGAAGCTTTGCTGGTAGAGGGTTCTGAAGCTGTCGCTGAGCAAATCTTGGAAGCTTATAAATCTGCCTATCAACAGGCTAAAGCATTAAGGCAGACCCTCATTGATCAGGTGCTGGAAGGTGTGCCCCAACTGCAATAA
- the rnhA gene encoding ribonuclease HI produces the protein MSTNSSELKQVTIYTDGACTGNPGPGGYGVVLLCGQHRKELSGGFRLTTNNRMEMMAAIVGLQSLKGKCAVTVYSDSQYVVEAIEKGWAARWKANGWKRNKKEKAVNPDLWDQLLTLCSQHEVKFQWVRGHSGVPENERCDRLAVAAASQTDLPVDEGYENREEEVSNLSLLELEC, from the coding sequence ATGAGTACGAACAGCAGTGAATTGAAGCAGGTCACAATCTACACCGATGGAGCTTGCACAGGTAATCCGGGTCCGGGCGGTTATGGTGTAGTGCTGCTCTGCGGTCAACATCGTAAAGAACTATCAGGCGGGTTTCGGCTTACCACCAACAACCGGATGGAAATGATGGCAGCGATCGTGGGACTCCAGAGCCTTAAGGGAAAGTGTGCCGTGACAGTCTACTCAGACTCTCAGTATGTCGTCGAGGCGATCGAGAAAGGTTGGGCGGCGCGATGGAAGGCGAATGGCTGGAAGCGCAACAAGAAGGAGAAAGCAGTTAACCCTGATCTCTGGGATCAGCTATTGACGTTATGCAGCCAGCATGAGGTCAAGTTCCAGTGGGTGAGAGGGCATTCAGGGGTGCCTGAAAATGAGCGGTGCGATCGATTGGCGGTAGCGGCTGCAAGTCAGACTGATTTACCTGTGGATGAGGGCTACGAGAACAGGGAGGAAGAGGTGAGCAACTTGTCACTGTTGGAGCTGGAGTGCTGA
- a CDS encoding GIY-YIG nuclease family protein, producing the protein MHYVYILCCADGSLYTGYAKDVDDRFSHHNAGKGAKYTRSRLPVQLVAYWSFPTKSAALKEEYRIKQLTRSKKLKLVEEWKD; encoded by the coding sequence ATGCACTATGTTTACATCCTTTGCTGCGCTGATGGCTCCCTTTATACAGGCTATGCCAAGGATGTAGACGACCGCTTCTCTCACCACAATGCTGGGAAGGGGGCGAAATACACCCGCTCACGCCTCCCGGTTCAACTCGTTGCCTACTGGTCATTCCCCACAAAATCAGCAGCGCTGAAGGAAGAATATCGAATCAAGCAGTTGACCCGATCCAAGAAACTGAAGCTTGTTGAGGAATGGAAGGATTGA
- the lexA gene encoding transcriptional repressor LexA: MPPRLTRHQRRLFHWIEDYIAEHGMAPLFDEMRDGLEYESKSSVSIHMKALKDKGYLTYIPRKARSTQILRPSRQVPLLGTIAAHSLVTIFPDEEVEMLNLAGLPKFAGLSRHEISQYFALRVRGDSMEGAMIADGDIVVMRWHNDPTEIKNGTIVAARVNETTTLKYLHREGSRIMLVPANDRYQPTTIDAEWEEVEIQGVYVGSVRGLI; the protein is encoded by the coding sequence ATGCCTCCTCGCCTTACCCGTCACCAACGCAGGCTATTCCACTGGATTGAAGACTATATTGCCGAACACGGCATGGCTCCGCTCTTTGATGAGATGAGGGACGGGCTAGAGTACGAGTCTAAGTCTTCTGTCTCGATTCACATGAAAGCTCTCAAAGATAAGGGCTACCTCACCTACATTCCCAGGAAAGCCCGATCGACCCAGATCTTACGTCCCAGTCGTCAGGTTCCGCTGTTGGGCACGATCGCCGCTCATAGTCTCGTCACCATTTTCCCTGATGAAGAAGTGGAGATGCTGAACTTAGCAGGACTGCCCAAGTTTGCTGGATTGTCCCGGCACGAAATCAGCCAGTACTTTGCCCTGCGCGTCAGAGGGGACAGTATGGAAGGGGCAATGATTGCTGACGGGGATATTGTCGTGATGCGCTGGCATAATGATCCGACTGAGATCAAGAACGGGACGATCGTGGCTGCCAGGGTGAATGAGACGACCACCCTGAAATATCTGCACCGGGAGGGCAGTCGGATTATGCTGGTCCCAGCAAACGACAGGTATCAGCCGACGACGATCGATGCGGAGTGGGAGGAAGTGGAGATTCAGGGAGTGTATGTGGGGTCAGTGCGGGGGTTGATCTAA
- a CDS encoding response regulator, translating to MPHLAILDDNETWCYVLALRLEQQGYRVSTFTSAQALLREVEQFDLVLVDFSIPAPRYQRSMDGTEVICQVKQHLEHPPLLVLISSFFTQDILAEADRLCPEADAVLSKQSETNELLAQIQMLLAHSLSLEESAVR from the coding sequence ATGCCTCATTTAGCGATTTTGGATGACAACGAAACGTGGTGCTATGTGCTGGCACTGCGATTGGAGCAGCAGGGCTATCGCGTCTCAACCTTTACCAGTGCCCAAGCTTTGTTGCGTGAAGTCGAGCAATTTGACCTGGTGCTAGTGGATTTTTCCATACCTGCGCCTCGGTATCAACGGAGTATGGATGGGACTGAAGTGATTTGCCAGGTGAAACAGCATCTGGAGCATCCACCGCTTTTGGTGCTGATTTCGAGCTTCTTTACCCAAGACATTCTGGCGGAAGCAGACAGGCTTTGTCCTGAAGCCGATGCGGTCTTGAGTAAGCAAAGTGAGACCAATGAACTGCTGGCTCAAATTCAGATGCTCTTAGCGCATTCCCTGTCGCTGGAGGAGAGTGCAGTCCGGTAG
- a CDS encoding SUMF1/EgtB/PvdO family nonheme iron enzyme yields MKILILSSNPRGDLKLDREIRGLQKVIRESPNIQQLEAEIALAVQVGDLQNLLLLHKPQVVHFCGHGGGEQGLVLEEEDGGERWVQTEALSGLFKLFSKNVGCVLLNACYSEEQANAIVNHIDYVIGMNQAIRDDAAIAFSKGFYLALGYECSVEEAYEFGKNAIQLEISGSSKVLRSAAIEERRAEVEDAVTKVVIPEHLKPVLKRKPTLVLGSDQVISGSSQPLSQAKRQEIQLDVANALVQEDANQQQYCEKVREFLANRILTPAEKFELKQLANQLGISEEQQKEALAKIYSQIEEAKKQYAELVSEYIKGGYYPFTDETKEELKRIQNDLSLLDSEVEEISHPIFEVAEREYQEQLKQRYAQELREAIEPRLKVFEFYVPAEVRRSYRSIEKQVQIKKPGFFGKKIETIRTSQEFGDVTWQEGQAKCFVEEIGNGVTLEMVVIPGGSFTMGAVSDYEVTENSQEVGPWESEDPPHWVTVAPFLMGKYAVTQAQWKAVAEMPKVSRDLDADPSHFKGGRRPVEQVSWHDAVEFCDRLTQKTGRQYRLPSEAEWEYAYRAGTTTTFYCGKIITTDSANYDGSSSYGGAIVGVYREQTTEVGKFSPNAFGLYDMPGNVWEWCLDPWHDNYEGAPSDSSTWITGGRSDFRSKRGGSWRVSSWHCRSTYRSSSKWDERCNDVGFRVVCSVEWIPQPFVLLP; encoded by the coding sequence ATGAAAATCCTCATCCTCTCATCTAACCCTCGTGGCGACCTCAAACTCGATCGTGAAATTCGAGGCTTGCAAAAGGTGATTAGGGAATCTCCTAACATACAGCAGCTTGAAGCTGAAATTGCTCTGGCGGTTCAGGTTGGAGATTTACAAAATCTGTTGCTCCTGCATAAACCCCAAGTTGTCCACTTTTGTGGGCATGGCGGCGGCGAGCAGGGACTCGTGCTGGAGGAGGAGGATGGGGGCGAACGCTGGGTGCAGACAGAGGCACTATCTGGTTTGTTTAAGTTATTTTCCAAAAATGTGGGATGTGTTCTCTTGAATGCCTGCTATTCAGAAGAACAGGCAAATGCGATCGTTAATCATATTGATTATGTGATTGGCATGAATCAGGCAATTCGAGATGATGCCGCGATCGCCTTCTCGAAAGGGTTTTATCTAGCACTGGGGTATGAGTGTTCAGTCGAAGAAGCCTATGAGTTTGGCAAGAACGCTATTCAGCTAGAGATTTCGGGCAGTTCCAAAGTACTGCGTTCAGCAGCAATAGAAGAACGCAGGGCTGAAGTGGAAGATGCGGTGACAAAGGTTGTCATTCCTGAACATCTGAAACCCGTTCTCAAGCGCAAGCCAACGCTGGTTTTAGGTTCTGATCAGGTCATTTCTGGGTCTAGTCAGCCACTGTCCCAAGCAAAGCGACAGGAAATCCAACTCGATGTTGCTAATGCACTGGTTCAGGAAGATGCTAATCAGCAGCAATATTGTGAAAAGGTCAGAGAGTTTCTAGCCAATCGCATCCTAACCCCTGCTGAGAAATTTGAGCTAAAGCAACTTGCAAATCAACTAGGTATTTCTGAAGAACAACAAAAAGAAGCCTTAGCAAAGATTTATAGCCAGATTGAGGAAGCTAAGAAACAGTACGCAGAATTAGTCTCTGAGTATATTAAAGGTGGATATTATCCATTCACTGATGAAACAAAAGAAGAATTGAAGAGAATACAGAATGATCTGAGTCTTTTAGATTCAGAAGTCGAAGAAATTTCTCATCCTATTTTTGAGGTAGCGGAGAGAGAATATCAAGAGCAATTGAAGCAGCGATATGCACAGGAGCTTAGAGAAGCGATCGAACCACGACTAAAAGTGTTTGAATTTTATGTTCCTGCTGAAGTGAGGAGAAGTTACAGGTCTATCGAAAAGCAAGTGCAAATTAAGAAACCGGGATTCTTCGGAAAGAAAATTGAGACAATTAGAACAAGTCAAGAATTTGGCGACGTTACCTGGCAGGAAGGACAGGCAAAATGTTTTGTCGAAGAAATAGGTAATGGTGTGACATTAGAAATGGTTGTCATTCCAGGTGGCAGCTTCACAATGGGAGCAGTCTCAGATTATGAGGTAACCGAAAATAGCCAAGAGGTAGGTCCATGGGAGTCTGAAGATCCTCCGCATTGGGTTACAGTTGCACCCTTCTTGATGGGAAAGTATGCGGTGACGCAGGCACAGTGGAAAGCGGTTGCAGAAATGCCGAAAGTCAGTCGAGATCTGGACGCTGATCCTTCACACTTTAAGGGCGGTCGTCGCCCAGTGGAACAAGTTTCCTGGCATGATGCGGTGGAGTTTTGCGATCGGCTCACTCAAAAAACGGGCAGACAATACCGATTACCGAGTGAGGCAGAGTGGGAATATGCTTACCGAGCTGGAACCACAACGACTTTTTACTGTGGAAAGATAATCACGACAGATTCAGCAAACTATGATGGCAGCTCGAGTTATGGTGGAGCAATTGTAGGGGTTTACCGAGAACAAACGACAGAAGTCGGTAAGTTTTCGCCGAATGCGTTTGGGTTATACGATATGCCTGGCAATGTCTGGGAATGGTGTCTAGACCCCTGGCATGACAATTATGAAGGGGCACCGAGCGATAGCAGTACTTGGATAACTGGAGGAAGGAGTGATTTTCGATCAAAGCGCGGCGGTTCGTGGCGCGTCTCTTCCTGGCATTGCCGTTCTACCTATCGTTCAAGTAGTAAGTGGGACGAAAGGTGTAACGACGTCGGTTTTCGGGTTGTTTGTTCTGTTGAGTGGATTCCTCAGCCCTTTGTTCTCTTACCTTGA
- a CDS encoding CsbD family protein: protein MSLEERAKAAAKNVEGKVQEAIGNLTGDEQAQVEGKAKQAEAELRNAKEDVKDGVKDIVDQA from the coding sequence ATGAGTTTAGAAGAAAGAGCAAAAGCAGCGGCTAAAAATGTTGAAGGCAAAGTGCAAGAAGCGATCGGCAACCTTACAGGGGATGAACAAGCGCAAGTAGAAGGCAAGGCAAAGCAAGCCGAAGCTGAGCTGCGGAATGCCAAAGAAGATGTCAAGGATGGTGTTAAGGACATCGTTGATCAGGCTTAA
- a CDS encoding pentapeptide repeat-containing protein, which yields MATFVVLAFCFLGIENGRLKLVDRTGFREDVEVSTTSERNSKGEIVKTVETRKVVSGKTFWDLLSLAGVPTALAVLGFVLQSSQQKQADKAAELQQQQVNEAAKEEVLQAYFDRLSELLVDKNIVALAVKQQKASEDPSAEKLTEEQEELLNAAKDVIRARTLSILRRLNGDGARKGSVIRFLVETELIGKLQLDLRQADLSGAILKEADLDGANLRQADLSGVKFIYTNLNGADLQCANLSHASISYGELRNVDLLGSDLSGAILDDLKLTHTDLSHADLSGSEIYATDLTGADLSCANLSRAKLMRVDLSKTKLDQAIFFGNDLSDAVVLPEELLEERAGLGYPYLCKVKLPTVSKINPNRDCYQLAELLTRYSPDKFKTIKDAQRYLDEDQ from the coding sequence ATGGCTACCTTTGTTGTTCTCGCATTCTGCTTCCTTGGCATCGAGAACGGACGGCTGAAGTTAGTCGATCGAACTGGCTTTAGAGAGGATGTAGAAGTATCTACGACCTCAGAGCGTAATAGCAAAGGAGAAATTGTTAAAACCGTTGAGACCCGAAAAGTAGTATCTGGAAAGACCTTTTGGGATCTCTTAAGCTTGGCAGGTGTACCTACAGCACTTGCTGTTTTAGGCTTCGTGCTTCAATCTTCTCAGCAAAAGCAAGCTGACAAGGCAGCAGAACTGCAACAGCAGCAAGTTAACGAAGCAGCCAAAGAGGAAGTTCTCCAGGCTTACTTCGATCGTTTATCAGAGCTACTAGTGGATAAAAATATAGTTGCACTTGCTGTTAAACAGCAAAAGGCATCTGAAGATCCATCAGCGGAGAAGCTTACAGAGGAGCAAGAAGAACTGCTCAACGCTGCCAAGGATGTGATCCGAGCTAGAACCTTGTCAATATTGAGGAGACTAAACGGGGATGGAGCACGTAAGGGCAGTGTTATCCGCTTTCTGGTCGAGACAGAGCTAATAGGTAAGCTACAGCTAGATCTTAGACAAGCCGACCTAAGCGGTGCCATCCTTAAAGAAGCTGATCTTGACGGTGCCAATCTTAGGCAAGCTGACCTAAGCGGGGTCAAGTTCATTTACACCAACCTCAATGGTGCTGACCTTCAATGTGCAAACCTTAGCCATGCCAGCATAAGTTATGGCGAACTTCGTAATGTAGATCTGCTGGGATCTGACCTAAGCGGTGCCATCCTTGACGATCTCAAGCTCACTCATACTGACCTTAGCCATGCCGACCTGAGTGGTTCTGAGATATATGCTACAGATCTCACTGGTGCTGATCTCAGTTGCGCCAACCTCAGTAGAGCTAAACTCATGCGCGTTGATCTCAGCAAAACTAAGCTTGATCAAGCTATCTTCTTTGGGAACGACTTGAGTGATGCTGTTGTTTTACCGGAGGAACTATTAGAGGAAAGAGCCGGTTTGGGTTATCCCTATTTATGCAAGGTAAAATTGCCAACTGTAAGTAAGATCAACCCTAATAGAGACTGTTATCAATTGGCTGAGTTATTGACAAGGTATTCACCAGATAAGTTCAAAACCATTAAGGATGCTCAACGGTACCTCGATGAGGATCAGTAA